In Haloarchaeobius litoreus, the following are encoded in one genomic region:
- a CDS encoding DUF7519 family protein, with protein MTPYEFDDDPALFSSRLALAVAVVAALLLGLGTGPGLLGQGPELLLGLVGAGALVHGARHVTEDESRQRAVGSIWFVFGIFGVVAAIGAYKPSLAAAAVTTFGTLSVLLFGLSATVGIDEGLVRSLGGALSRSLVVVVAGVVVLAAVHATLFRSVAVLTVTGYGVLVGVTPLVSFLMLQIEVLVLAVLVERALAVVDGWLPRRRFDRRETALRQLGVRVGDVPKGVYVLLGLQFVLAFTGAGRSLFARLLVQTGPFGTVVGRFLQSWVPHALLGAGILLFGSVLVARLCQRVVVRWIGREPPKTLGYAAGGAAVSVLVAVLTALPPVRWLVDWAVTDGSALDLSFGTYGMGTTFLGLVVVALCAVLVSLPVFMFLVWDETTSASDDGSTAGAGLLLLASIAAGFGDAPAPVVFIGVAAALATWDLSVNASLVGEEVGRAAESRRGEVIHAAGVLAVGAVAVLVTLLGVEFIGAAALVVDVPRWRAVGALALLLLALVCFAALASGDGELGDDDNDSGGDDEYQGSGPWYTQFDDL; from the coding sequence ATGACGCCGTACGAGTTCGACGACGACCCGGCGCTGTTCAGCAGCCGGCTCGCGCTCGCCGTCGCCGTCGTGGCCGCGCTCCTGCTCGGACTGGGCACCGGTCCGGGCCTGCTCGGGCAGGGCCCCGAGTTGCTGCTCGGGCTCGTCGGTGCCGGGGCGCTGGTGCACGGCGCACGCCACGTCACCGAGGACGAGAGCCGCCAGCGTGCGGTCGGGAGCATCTGGTTCGTCTTCGGCATCTTCGGCGTCGTGGCTGCCATCGGTGCCTACAAGCCGTCGCTCGCGGCGGCCGCCGTCACGACGTTCGGAACGCTCTCCGTGCTGCTGTTCGGCCTCTCGGCCACCGTCGGCATCGACGAGGGGCTGGTCCGGTCGCTCGGCGGCGCGCTCTCGCGGTCGCTCGTGGTCGTCGTGGCCGGCGTGGTCGTGCTGGCCGCGGTGCACGCCACGCTGTTCCGGTCGGTTGCGGTCCTGACGGTCACGGGCTACGGGGTCCTCGTCGGTGTCACTCCACTGGTCAGCTTCCTCATGCTCCAGATCGAGGTGCTCGTCCTCGCCGTCCTCGTCGAGCGCGCGCTGGCGGTCGTCGACGGCTGGCTCCCACGCCGTCGGTTCGACCGCCGCGAGACCGCCCTCCGTCAGCTCGGGGTGCGCGTCGGCGACGTGCCGAAGGGCGTGTACGTCCTGCTCGGACTCCAGTTCGTGCTGGCGTTCACCGGTGCGGGCCGGTCCCTGTTCGCTCGACTGCTGGTCCAGACCGGTCCCTTCGGGACGGTCGTGGGCCGGTTCCTGCAGTCGTGGGTGCCACACGCGCTGCTCGGTGCCGGCATCCTGTTGTTCGGCAGCGTCCTCGTCGCCCGGCTCTGCCAGCGGGTGGTCGTCCGCTGGATCGGCCGGGAGCCACCGAAGACGCTGGGGTACGCCGCTGGTGGTGCCGCGGTGTCCGTGCTCGTCGCCGTCCTGACGGCACTCCCGCCGGTCCGCTGGCTGGTGGACTGGGCCGTCACGGACGGCTCGGCGCTCGACCTCTCTTTCGGCACCTACGGCATGGGGACGACGTTCCTCGGCCTCGTCGTCGTCGCCCTGTGTGCCGTCCTCGTCTCGCTTCCGGTGTTCATGTTCCTGGTGTGGGACGAGACGACCTCGGCGTCCGACGACGGCTCGACGGCGGGGGCGGGGCTGTTGCTGCTCGCCAGCATCGCCGCCGGCTTCGGGGACGCCCCGGCCCCCGTCGTGTTCATCGGCGTGGCGGCCGCGCTGGCGACGTGGGACCTCTCGGTGAACGCGTCGCTGGTCGGCGAGGAGGTCGGCCGCGCCGCCGAGTCCCGCCGCGGCGAGGTCATCCACGCGGCCGGCGTGCTTGCCGTCGGAGCGGTCGCCGTCCTCGTGACGCTTCTGGGCGTCGAGTTCATCGGGGCCGCCGCACTCGTCGTCGACGTCCCCCGCTGGCGAGCGGTCGGCGCGCTGGCGCTGCTGCTGCTCGCGCTCGTCTGCTTCGCCGCGCTCGCGTCGGGCGACGGCGAGCTCGGGGACGACGATAACGACAGCGGCGGGGACGACGAGTACCAGGGCAGCGGCCCGTGGTACACCCAGTTCGACGACCTCTGA
- a CDS encoding succinic semialdehyde dehydrogenase: MTDLLADDALPSTLTRARFDRLDGLVTTAVDDRTRRAVTEVFTGETAATVTECEPADVEYAVERAAAAQERWAERSIDERTAVVKRLHDIVLDRQDELLDLAQLESGKSRAHAFEEVLDVALTSRYYGYRAPDMLATERRDAAVPVLSSKAEVVHHPVGVVGVIAPWNYPITLAISDALPALLAGNAVVLKPAETTPYTALALVELLREAGIPHDLVQVVTGDGGELGPALVDSVDYISFTGSTATGREVAAAAGRNLVDCSLELGGKNSVVVLDDADLDDAVEGAVGACFTNAGQLCIGTERIFVDESLYDEFLSRFVAAVSDLSLGPGYEYGVDVGSLASGDQLETVEEHVADARERGATVHVGGDHRRDLGPYFFEPTVVTGLPDDARAACEETFGPVVSVAPVAGEREAIERTNDTDYGLNASVWTTNRDRGRAVAREIDCGTVTINGGYLETWAAIDAPMGGRKDSGLGRRHGKEGLMRYTESQTIAARNYPVTPPIGVQSEWYARALTASLRLWRKVPFLR, from the coding sequence ATGACCGACCTGCTGGCCGACGACGCCCTCCCGTCGACGCTGACGCGCGCTCGATTCGACCGGCTCGACGGCCTCGTCACGACGGCCGTGGACGACCGGACGCGTCGCGCGGTCACCGAGGTGTTCACCGGGGAGACCGCGGCGACCGTGACCGAGTGCGAGCCCGCGGACGTCGAGTACGCCGTCGAGCGTGCCGCGGCGGCCCAGGAACGCTGGGCCGAGCGATCCATCGATGAGCGGACGGCCGTCGTGAAGCGCCTGCACGACATCGTGCTCGACCGACAGGACGAGCTGCTCGACCTCGCCCAGCTCGAGAGCGGGAAGTCACGCGCCCACGCCTTCGAGGAGGTGCTCGACGTGGCGCTGACGAGTCGCTACTACGGCTACCGCGCCCCGGACATGCTCGCGACGGAGCGCCGGGACGCCGCGGTTCCGGTCCTCTCCTCGAAGGCCGAGGTGGTCCACCACCCGGTCGGCGTCGTCGGCGTCATCGCCCCGTGGAACTACCCCATCACGCTCGCCATCTCCGACGCGCTCCCCGCGCTGCTGGCGGGCAACGCCGTCGTGCTGAAGCCCGCGGAGACGACGCCGTACACCGCGCTCGCGCTCGTCGAACTCCTGCGCGAGGCGGGCATCCCCCACGACCTCGTGCAGGTCGTCACCGGCGACGGCGGGGAACTCGGGCCTGCGCTCGTCGATTCGGTGGACTACATCAGCTTCACCGGCTCGACCGCGACCGGCCGGGAGGTCGCCGCCGCCGCCGGCCGCAACCTCGTGGACTGCTCGCTCGAACTCGGCGGGAAGAACTCGGTCGTGGTGCTCGACGACGCCGACCTCGACGACGCCGTCGAGGGGGCCGTCGGCGCGTGCTTCACGAACGCCGGACAGCTCTGTATCGGCACCGAGCGCATCTTCGTCGACGAGTCGCTGTACGACGAGTTCCTCTCGCGGTTCGTCGCCGCCGTCTCCGACCTCTCGCTCGGCCCCGGCTACGAGTACGGCGTCGATGTCGGCTCGCTCGCATCGGGCGACCAGCTCGAGACCGTCGAGGAACACGTCGCCGACGCCCGCGAGCGGGGCGCGACGGTCCACGTCGGCGGCGACCACCGTCGCGACCTCGGCCCGTACTTCTTCGAGCCGACCGTGGTGACGGGCCTCCCGGACGACGCCCGGGCCGCCTGCGAGGAGACGTTCGGGCCGGTCGTGAGCGTCGCACCCGTCGCCGGCGAGCGCGAGGCCATCGAGCGGACGAACGACACCGACTACGGCCTGAACGCGAGCGTCTGGACGACGAACCGCGACCGTGGACGGGCCGTCGCTCGCGAGATCGACTGCGGCACGGTCACCATCAACGGCGGCTACCTGGAGACCTGGGCCGCCATCGACGCGCCCATGGGCGGGCGCAAGGACTCCGGACTCGGCCGTCGCCACGGCAAGGAGGGGCTCATGCGCTACACGGAGTCACAGACCATCGCAGCGAGGAACTACCCGGTCACGCCGCCCATCGGCGTCCAGTCGGAGTGGTACGCGCGGGCGCTGACGGCCTCGCTTCGGCTCTGGCGAAAGGTGCCGTTCCTGCGGTAG
- a CDS encoding pyridoxamine 5'-phosphate oxidase family protein, which yields MFPLRGAWDHEDVAAFLDDARIPVRLACRTPKGGLWMLSLWFEYDPDAGQLACATAASADVVRYLREDDTVAFEISTNRPPYRGVRGQGIATIEPDEGKTLLRRLLDRYLGGTDSGLARSLLDPAREEVRIEVDVTKAYTWDFSDRMPSDAPDEQE from the coding sequence ATGTTCCCGCTCCGTGGGGCGTGGGACCACGAGGACGTGGCGGCGTTCCTCGACGACGCCCGGATACCGGTCAGGCTCGCGTGTCGCACCCCGAAGGGTGGCCTCTGGATGCTCTCGCTCTGGTTCGAGTACGACCCGGATGCGGGCCAGCTTGCCTGCGCCACGGCCGCCTCGGCCGACGTGGTGCGGTACCTCCGCGAGGACGACACCGTCGCCTTCGAAATCTCGACGAACCGCCCGCCGTACCGCGGGGTCCGCGGGCAGGGCATCGCGACCATCGAACCGGACGAGGGGAAGACGCTGCTGCGGCGGCTGCTCGACCGCTACCTCGGCGGCACCGACTCCGGCCTCGCGCGGTCGCTGCTCGACCCCGCCCGAGAGGAGGTCCGCATCGAGGTCGACGTGACGAAGGCGTACACGTGGGACTTCTCCGACCGGATGCCGAGCGACGCACCCGACGAGCAGGAGTGA
- a CDS encoding universal stress protein, with translation MVDRILVPFDESEQARTALEHALTTHPDAEVVVLNVIDLMEAGYSAPFDGGLPGYWEEWYEQEEQAAEDLLAQAQELADEYGVELETEVVVGRPSRSINEYADENDIDQILIGSHGRTGVSRILLGSVAEAVVRRAHCPVTVVR, from the coding sequence ATGGTCGACAGAATCCTGGTCCCCTTCGACGAGTCAGAACAGGCACGGACGGCGCTGGAGCACGCGCTGACGACCCATCCCGACGCGGAGGTCGTCGTCCTGAACGTCATCGACCTGATGGAGGCGGGCTACAGCGCCCCGTTCGACGGCGGCCTCCCCGGCTACTGGGAGGAGTGGTACGAGCAGGAGGAGCAGGCAGCCGAGGACCTGCTCGCGCAGGCCCAGGAGCTCGCCGACGAGTACGGCGTCGAGCTGGAGACCGAGGTCGTCGTCGGCCGGCCGTCGCGTTCCATCAACGAGTACGCCGACGAGAACGACATCGACCAGATACTCATCGGGAGCCACGGGCGCACCGGCGTCAGCCGCATCCTCCTCGGCAGCGTCGCCGAGGCGGTCGTGCGCCGCGCACACTGCCCGGTGACGGTCGTCCGCTGA
- a CDS encoding putative quinol monooxygenase, with protein MAAEPTLGPRPSVQPMYVVLTSVPVDPERRTEALELMDELAEQSRAEPGTLAYHATADLSDPNVVRFVERYEDVEAAEAHIETEHYERFTDRLPEFVDGEMETTQFQVGGDVHTHTFGVESLD; from the coding sequence ATGGCAGCCGAACCGACTTTAGGCCCCCGTCCGTCGGTCCAGCCGATGTACGTCGTCCTGACCAGCGTCCCAGTCGACCCGGAGCGTCGCACCGAGGCCCTCGAACTGATGGACGAACTGGCCGAGCAGTCCCGTGCCGAGCCGGGCACCCTCGCGTACCACGCCACGGCCGATCTCTCCGACCCGAACGTCGTCCGGTTCGTCGAGCGGTACGAGGACGTCGAGGCGGCCGAGGCCCACATCGAGACCGAGCACTACGAGCGGTTCACCGACAGGCTGCCCGAGTTCGTCGACGGCGAGATGGAGACGACCCAGTTCCAGGTCGGCGGCGATGTCCACACCCACACGTTCGGGGTCGAGAGCCTCGACTGA
- a CDS encoding MBL fold metallo-hydrolase, with protein MVTQVAEDTHALDARMMGIPGAMSPYVVEAAEPVVVDPGPAAGIEYVVDGIEEVGIDPDDVAYLLPTHVHLDHAGATGALAEHCPNATVVVHERGVDYLTDAAKRDRLYESARAAVGDEVATGYGRPELVDCDRCRVVSGGESIDCGDRSLELVHAPGHAPHQVAALDDRTGTLFAGDAAGMNLFGELLPTTPAPDFDLELSLETVARLRELDAETLCYGHFGARDDPDDALATYTDLLPEWVAAVEDAAATHEDRDAIVATLSNEWPSPTIERDVVGVLQTL; from the coding sequence ATGGTCACGCAGGTCGCCGAAGACACCCACGCCCTCGACGCCCGGATGATGGGGATTCCGGGCGCGATGTCGCCGTACGTCGTCGAGGCCGCCGAGCCGGTCGTCGTCGACCCCGGCCCCGCCGCCGGAATCGAATATGTCGTCGACGGGATCGAGGAGGTCGGCATCGACCCCGACGATGTCGCCTACCTGCTGCCGACGCACGTCCATCTCGACCACGCGGGCGCGACGGGCGCGCTCGCCGAACACTGCCCGAACGCCACGGTCGTCGTCCACGAGCGCGGCGTCGACTACCTCACCGACGCCGCGAAGCGCGACCGGCTGTACGAGAGCGCCCGCGCCGCCGTGGGCGACGAGGTGGCGACGGGCTACGGCCGGCCGGAACTCGTCGACTGCGACCGCTGCCGCGTCGTCTCCGGCGGTGAATCGATCGACTGTGGCGACCGGTCGCTCGAACTCGTCCACGCGCCGGGTCACGCGCCACATCAGGTCGCCGCCCTCGACGACCGGACCGGCACGCTGTTCGCCGGCGACGCGGCCGGCATGAACCTGTTCGGCGAGCTCCTGCCGACGACGCCCGCGCCCGATTTCGACCTCGAACTGAGCCTGGAGACGGTCGCACGCCTCCGCGAACTGGACGCCGAGACGCTCTGCTACGGCCACTTCGGCGCGCGGGACGACCCGGACGACGCGCTCGCCACCTACACCGACCTGCTTCCGGAGTGGGTCGCCGCGGTCGAGGATGCGGCGGCGACGCACGAGGACCGCGACGCCATCGTCGCCACCCTCTCGAACGAGTGGCCCTCGCCGACCATCGAGCGCGACGTGGTCGGCGTGCTGCAGACCCTGTGA
- a CDS encoding MTH865 family protein yields the protein MADEEDLREQMIDAFGGADYPISSPMDLVPALPNGPGTRFESGDFSMTAMELQTKLPGGDFPYDDVESFVDDIMENLKDAGHLD from the coding sequence ATGGCAGATGAAGAAGACCTTCGCGAGCAGATGATCGACGCCTTCGGTGGCGCTGACTACCCCATCTCCAGCCCGATGGACCTCGTTCCGGCGCTCCCGAACGGTCCGGGAACGCGCTTCGAGTCCGGCGACTTCTCGATGACCGCTATGGAGCTCCAGACCAAACTGCCCGGCGGCGACTTCCCGTACGACGACGTGGAGTCGTTCGTCGACGACATCATGGAGAACCTCAAGGACGCCGGCCACCTCGACTGA